A region from the Aphis gossypii isolate Hap1 chromosome 1, ASM2018417v2, whole genome shotgun sequence genome encodes:
- the LOC126549227 gene encoding uncharacterized protein LOC126549227 translates to MGDDQERAQRLRDRAITKRTTVVSQIRGIHAQGSRALLDSTLVSDFQHAAVDLDALWIQFRTEDDSVLNHLSDLGELNDYSPDLPGEVRNLITTSKSMISQLTPSGAELIDLSYLKNQVDKRQNVSHQGGSSSSSTSIPSSRLPEIPLPIYDGDFHQWPTFRDQFRANIDSRPIPKADKMYYLVGCLRGVASDAIRGIPMSEDNYDLAWSTIEHRFNRPRLVAMSLIDKLFQLPVSTHESLTDLNTFVSKFSEGLSLLKSLKIPDSGSFVLFSMAFRCLPIATRELFETTVTNQGDYPTIDALLACIQSRVSTLEIIGDSKPGTANSQSKSYRPSNRKGDRSSHSGYSHAASLLTTKSGKSCPCGTASHTLDSCSQFVSWAIEERSKWMRDHSLCFNCFSDSHWSNKCRSKPSCKQCSRNHHTLLHMGGRSTKEKVPESKANSSLCASQPMSATSTSCSVMLGTALVHVRDRSGTWQTMRALVDCASQISAVTVSCADRLGLKRSSWTAPVTGLAGHPVSSVMGRIDCIVQPRFAPEPSLAIQAWVLPSITGDMPHKTLSSAIKDKFSNLALADPSFYVASSVDMLLGADIYATIMNGHKIEIDSSLPSAFNSVFGWILIGPVPHTIIEPLHALPVSLTVSIEEQMNKFWNIEEPEAAPDAFTDEGKCESIFTNECVRLPSGRFSVPLPFRVPVSPTTFAGSRSMAVKRFESLERKLLSNPSLQTLYTNFMGEYLALGHMSAATTPGHYFVLHHAIYKADDGDAKIRVVFDASARCSAGPSLNSCLLPGQKLQQDLIDVLTRFRIYPHAFTADICKMYRQIQVLPEYRKYQHILWRSSPHDQLVEYQLNTVTYGVTCAPFLAIRVLQSIAETDCVDADHVRDALLYQTYVDDICVGADSVEGALEFQSSLQRILVKSGLELKKWSSNTHEILTSVPAADRVSTPLPFHDSEDVGTKVLGLQWNPNEDFFSCALRFKPSPVFTKRGVLSMVARIFDPLGLFGPTIFRAKCIMQRTWQLGLTWDEPLPPEIHADWSSFLSDLPSLSTIRVARHFSTFGQSSCYLLGFCNASQLGYAAVVYMLSADSSSVQPAVLVGSKTKLAPMKPLTIPRLELNAAVLLARWLGRIKRILDPHLKIIGTYCWTDSMIVLSWLTVPHTSFKVYVSNRIHQIRTIMPDCKWSHIESTNNPADCASRGVMPSELTKLSLYWQGPAILRANDKSRNTHATMQPT, encoded by the coding sequence ATGGGAGACGACCAAGAACGTGCGCAGCGGCTGCGAGATCGTGCTATTACCAAGCGAACCACAGTTGTGTCACAAATTCGAGGTATCCATGCTCAAGGTTCACGTGCATTATTGGATTCGACATTGGTGTCTGACTTCCAGCACGCAGCAGTCGATCTCGATGCGTTGTGGATCCAGTTCAGGACAGAGGACGATTCTGTATTGAATCATCTTAGTGATTTAGGTGAACTCAACGACTATTCTCCGGATTTGCCAGGTGAAGTGCGTAACCTCATCACTACGTCGAAATCTATGATCAGTCAACTCACACCATCTGGCGCTGAGCTTATTGATCTATCTTACCTTAAGAACCAGGTTGATAAGCGTCAAAACGTTAGTCATCAGGGTGGTTCATCGTCGTCGTCCACCTCCATCCCATCATCTCGTTTACCCGAAATACCCTTGCCTATATATGATGGTGATTTTCACCAGTGGCCTACATTTCGCGATCAATTCCGCGCAAATATCGATTCAAGGCCCATACCTAAGGcggacaaaatgtattatctagTTGGCTGCTTACGTGGGGTGGCTTCTGATGCCATACGTGGCATACCGATGTCTGAAGACAACTATGACCTGGCTTGGTCAACAATTGAACACCGGTTCAATAGGCCACGATTAGTCGCCATGTCGTTAATTGACAAACTGTTCCAATTACCCGTGTCCACTCACGAATCATTGACAgacttaaatacatttgtcaGTAAATTCAGCGAAGGCCTCTCCCTAttaaaatcactaaaaattCCGGACTCGGGTTCCTTCGTATTGTTTTCAATGGCTTTTCGCTGTTTACCAATCGCAACTAGGGAACTGTTCGAAACTACTGTCACGAATCAGGGTGACTATCCGACTATTGATGCATTACTGGCGTGCATTCAGTCTCGAGTGTCAACGTTGGAAATTATTGGTGATTCGAAACCAGGAACCGCGAATTCACAGTCGAAGTCGTATCGTCCGTCGAACCGTAAGGGAGATCGCTCCAGTCATTCTGGCTACTCACATGCTGCATCATTGCTTACAACGAAGTCTGGAAAATCTTGTCCATGCGGCACGGCAAGTCATACCTTGGACTCCTGTAGTCAATTTGTGTCGTGGGCAATCGAAGAACGTAGTAAATGGATGCGTGATCACAGTTTATGTTTCAACTGCTTTAGCGATTCTCACTGGTCTAACAAGTGTCGGTCAAAACCAAGTTGCAAGCAATGCTCTCGGAACCATCACACCTTGTTACACATGGGTGGACGCAGTACCAAGGAAAAGGTTCCTGAATCCAAAGCTAACTCCTCCTTGTGTGCATCTCAACCGATGTCCGCCACTTCTACATCATGTTCAGTGATGCTGGGAACAGCGCTTGTCCACGTGCGTGACCGTTCCGGTACATGGCAGACGATGCGTGCATTGGTTGATTGTGCTTCACAAATAAGCGCTGTTACGGTATCATGCGCGGACCGCCTTGGTTTAAAACGCTCTAGCTGGACTGCGCCTGTTACTGGTTTAGCTGGGCATCCTGTTTCTAGTGTAATGGGCCGAATTGACTGCATCGTCCAGCCCCGGTTTGCACCTGAACCATCGTTGGCCATTCAAGCTTGGGTATTGCCGTCCATCACTGGAGATATGCCCCATAAAACATTGAGTTCTGCCATTAAGGATAAGTTCTCAAATCTTGCCCTGGCTGACCCTTCATTCTACGTCGCATCTAGTGTGGACATGCTGCTGGGTGCTGACATATACGCCACTATTATGAATGgccataaaattgaaattgactCTTCTCTTCCTTCGGCATTCAATTCGGTATTTGGTTGGATACTAATTGGACCTGTTCCACATACCATCATCGAGCCACTTCATGCGCTTCCGGTATCGCTGACCGTATCCATTGAGGAGCAGATGAACAAATTTTGGAACATCGAAGAACCTGAAGCGGCTCCAGATGCGTTCACCGATGAAGGGAAGTGTGAGTCCATATTCACGAACGAATGTGTGCGGCTACCATCTGGTCGTTTCTCTGTTCCTTTACCGTTTCGAGTCCCTGTTTCACCAACAACATTTGCTGGTTCTCGTTCAATGGCAGTCAAGCGTTTTGAGTCATTGGAGAGGAAGCTATTGTCTAATCCATCTTTGCAGACACTATATACGAATTTTATGGGCGAATATTTGGCATTAGGTCATATGTCGGCCGCGACCACGCCCGGTCATTATTTTGTCCTTCATCATGCAATTTATAAGGCAGATGATGGTGACGCAAAGATCCGTGTGGTGTTCGATGCGTCTGCGCGATGTTCAGCCGGACCGTCGTTGAATAGTTGTTTGCTTCCAGGGCAGAAGCTCCAACAGGACCTAATCGATGTCCTAACGCGATTTCGCATTTACCCACATGCATTCACGGCGGACATCTGCAAAATGTACCGTCAAATCCAAGTGCTACCAGAGTACCGCAAGTACCAGCACATTCTGTGGCGATCATCTCCACATGACCAGCTTGTTGAGTATCAGTTAAATACCGTCACGTATGGAGTGACGTGTGCTCCATTCCTGGCCATACGCGTGCTTCAGTCAATTGCTGAAACTGATTGCGTCGACGCCGATCATGTCCGTGATGCCTTGCTGTACCAGACATACGTCGACGATATCTGCGTAGGAGCGGATTCAGTTGAAGGAGCTTTGGAGTTCCAATCGTCTTTACAGCGTATTCTCGTAAAATCTGGGCTCGAACTTAAAAAATGGTCCAGCAACACTCATGAAATTTTGACGTCCGTGCCGGCAGCTGATCGGGTAAGCACGCCGTTACCATTCCACGATTCCGAAGATGTAGGAACAAAGGTACTGGGATTGCAATGGAACCCTAACGAAGATTTTTTCAGTTGTGCGTTGCGCTTTAAACCATCTCCAGTATTCACTAAACGTGGCGTGTTGTCAATGGTAGCCAGAATTTTCGACCCGTTGGGGTTATTCGGCCCGACAATTTTTCGGGCAAAATGCATCATGCAGCGAACGTGGCAACTAGGATTGACGTGGGATGAACCATTGCCTCCTGAAATCCATGCTGATTGGTCCTCGTTTCTGTCCGATCTGCCATCTTTATCGACGATTCGAGTCGCACGCCACTTCAGCACATTCGGACAATCGTCATGCTATCTGTTGGGATTTTGCAACGCTTCGCAGCTTGGATATGCCGCGGTCGTATATATGTTGTCAGCCGATTCATCAAGTGTTCAACCTGCTGTTCTCGTCGGGTCTAAGACTAAGCTTGCTCCGATGAAACCGTTAACAATACCACGACTGGAGCTGAACGCCGCAGTGTTACTTGCCCGGTGGCTTGGGCGCATCAAGCGAATATTGGATCCTCATCTCAAAATTATTGGGACTTACTGCTGGACCGACTCGATGATAGTCCTGTCCTGGTTAACGGTCCCTCATACTTCGTTCAAAGTGTATGTGTCCAATCGTATCCATCAGATCCGCACCATAATGCCTGACTGTAAGTGGAGCCATATTGAGTCGACAAACAACCCTGCCGATTGTGCGTCAAGAGGTGTGATGCCTTCAGAACTCACCAAGCTATCCCTCTATTGGCAAGGTCCTGCAATTCTTCGGGCCAATGATAAATCTCGTAACACCCATGCCACTATGCAGCCTACCTGA
- the LOC126554218 gene encoding uncharacterized protein LOC126554218, protein MIRVTTILHRFINRRCRRCVLEPIPTKGLSLVEVDCATRSIIRESQRIHFSDLLRELSSGDRVSSKPLARLAPFVDDVGIIRVGGRLRHSTLSYKCKHPMLIAKRSHLALLICRRWHRLTCHSGPRVMISLILRQYWIIAIRSVVHEVVTKCSVCVRLAAKPPQPLMADLPAARVQQVRPFARVGVDYAGPLQMRELKLRKSRSYKVYIAVFVCFSIKAVHLEVVSDLSTDAFLAAFDRFVGHRGLPSDVYSDCGTNFIGADKQLQALINSPQGQLAIDTNSRPHCKWHFNPPSAPHFGGLWEAAVRSTKRLLVRTMSTHVFTYEEFSTVLIRIEAVLNSRPLTPASTDPHDLECLTPGHFLIGQPLLAVPPRSNPDATRNLTNRWKLLDQCHQAFWKRWSSEYLTTLQQRTKWTDRVPNLKVNDMVVVVDNQAPPLFWRLGRIIELVPGSDGTVRVASVLTQQGRITRPVVKLVVLPTD, encoded by the coding sequence ATGATTCGCGTCACCACCATATTGCACCGTTTCATCAACCGACGGTGTCGTCGTTGTGTCCTAGAACCAATTCCCACGAAGGGTCTGAGTCTAGTTGAGGTTGACTGTGCAACTCGTAGTATTATCAGAGAGTCGCAACGTATTCACTTCTCTGACCTATTACGTGAGTTATCTTCTGGGGATAGAGTATCCTCAAAACCGTTGGCTCGTTTAGCTCCGTTCGTCGACGATGTTGGAATCATTCGAGTTGGTGGCCGCCTTCGTCATTCCACCCTATCGTACAAGTGTAAACACCCAATGTTAATTGCCAAACGCTCCCATCTAGCGCTATTGATTTGTCGTCGGTGGCATCGCCTGACATGCCACTCCGGCCCCCGTGTCATGATATCACTCATTTTACGCCAATACTGGATCATCGCCATTCGCTCGGTTGTACATGAAGTGGTGACAAAATGTTCTGTTTGCGTTCGTTTAGCTGCAAAACCTCCTCAACCTTTGATGGCGGATCTTCCTGCTGCACGTGTGCAACAAGTCCGTCCATTCGCCCGAGTCGGCGTGGACTATGCTGGCCCTCTACAAATGAGAGAGTTAAAGCTTCGGAAATCTCGGAGCTATAAGGTGTACATAGCGGTGTTCGTCTGTTTTTCTATAAAGGCGGTCCACCTTGAAGTGGTGTCGGATTTGTCAACTGATGCCTTCTTGGCAGCGTTTGACCGTTTTGTCGGCCATCGTGGACTCCCCAGTGATGTATACTCTGACTGCGGAACAAACTTCATAGGTGCTGACAAGCAACTGCAAGCGCTTATTAACAGCCCACAAGGTCAGCTCGCCATTGATACCAACTCTCGTCCACATTGTAAATGGCATTTTAACCCCCCCAGTGCTCCGCATTTTGGTGGGTTATGGGAGGCGGCTGTCCGGTCCACTAAGCGTCTGCTGGTTCGCACAATGAGCACCCACGTCTTCACCTACGAAGAATTCAGTACTGTCTTGATCCGCATCGAAGCCGTCCTCAACTCTCGACCACTGACGCCCGCATCCACAGACCCTCATGATTTGGAATGTCTCACGCCTGGGCATTTCCTCATTGGACAACCACTGCTCGCTGTTCCACCTCGTTCCAACCCAGATGCTACCCGTAATTTGACAAACCGGTGGAAGTTACTAGATCAGTGCCATCAAGCATTTTGGAAACGTTGGTCATCGGAGTACTTGACAACGCTCCAACAACGCACTAAATGGACAGATCGCGTCCCTAACCTTAAGGTCAACGACATGGTCGTCGTGGTTGACAATCAAGCACCTCCTTTATTTTGGCGTCTCGGTCGCATCATTGAACTGGTGCCAGGATCCGACGGAACCGTGCGAGTTGCGTCGGTGTTAACGCAACAGGGACGCATTACACGACCAGTAGTTAAATTGGTTGTGCTACCGACCGactga